In the Mycolicibacter minnesotensis genome, GGCTGCCGATCCGCGCTGGCAGGTCATCGTGTGGAACATGCGCCTGCCGCGGGTCCTGACCGCGCTGGCGGCGGGCTCGGCACTCGGGGTCGCGGGCCTTCAACTGCAGACCCTCTTCCGCAACACCCTCGCCGACCCCTACATCCTGGGCGTCAGTTCCGGCGCCAGCCTGGGCGTCGCCCTGGTGGTACTGCTCGGTGGCGCGGCCGGCGGTGGTTTCACCACCGCGGTCGCCGGTGCCAGCCGCGCCGCGGAGGTGATCGCCGCGGCGCTGGGGGCAGCGGCCATGCTCACGCTGGTATTGGCGCTCTCGCGGTGGACCCGCTCGGCGGCCACCCTGCTGCTGATCGGTGTGATGATCGGCGCGGCCAGCACTGCACTGGTGAGCCTGGCGATGGTGTACTCCGATCCGCAGCGGGTGCAGCAGTATCTGTTGTGGGGTCTGGGCAGCTTCGCCGGAACAGGATGGGCCGATCTTCGGTTGCTGCTGCCGCTGGTGGCCATCGGCCTAGTGGCCGCGACCCTGACCATCCGTCCGCTCAATGCCCTGCTGCTCGGTGAGAGCTACGCGGCGACGATGGGCATCCATGTGCACCGGGCCCGGATAGTCACGGTGGTGTCGGCGTCGCTGCTGGCGGGCGTGACGACCGCGTTCTGTGGGCCGATCGCGTTCCTCGGCCTGGTGGTTCCGCACGTGGCGCGCATCGTGGTCGGCACCTCCGATCACCGCGTGGTGGTGCCGACGGTGATGTTGCTGGGTGCGGTCGCCGCGCTGGGCTGCGGGATCGTCAGTCAGGTGCCCGGCAGTGACTTGGTCATTCCGATCAATGCGGTGACCGCGCTGGTCGGGGCCCCCGTGGTGATCACCGTGCTGTTGCGCGCCCGTCGCGGCCCGGGGTTGCCGTCATGAACCCGTCGGTTCAGCGAGACTCGACGCAGGAGAGGCGAACCTGGGACCGCCGCACAGACCCGGCGGTTCAGCAAGGCCGCATCAACCCCGCGGTGGAGCTTGCCGGGCTGGCGATCGGCTACCGCAACCGCCGTCGGCCGGTGACGGTGGCGGCCGGACTGGCCGCCCAGGCCCGCCGGGGCGAGCTGACCGTGCTGATCGGACCCAACGGTGCCGGCAAATCCACCCTGATTCGCACCCTGGCCGGGCTGCAGCCCGCACTGGGCGGACGTGT is a window encoding:
- a CDS encoding FecCD family ABC transporter permease → MKPRIAVVLAALAAAVALLALLGLVLGPVRVPVADTVRVLVGAEAADPRWQVIVWNMRLPRVLTALAAGSALGVAGLQLQTLFRNTLADPYILGVSSGASLGVALVVLLGGAAGGGFTTAVAGASRAAEVIAAALGAAAMLTLVLALSRWTRSAATLLLIGVMIGAASTALVSLAMVYSDPQRVQQYLLWGLGSFAGTGWADLRLLLPLVAIGLVAATLTIRPLNALLLGESYAATMGIHVHRARIVTVVSASLLAGVTTAFCGPIAFLGLVVPHVARIVVGTSDHRVVVPTVMLLGAVAALGCGIVSQVPGSDLVIPINAVTALVGAPVVITVLLRARRGPGLPS